The following are from one region of the Silene latifolia isolate original U9 population chromosome 9, ASM4854445v1, whole genome shotgun sequence genome:
- the LOC141600958 gene encoding protein FAR1-RELATED SEQUENCE 5-like — protein sequence MGSRSSSNVITNDITNEGQMVEVIASQSISEISALNIYVPEIVQDNVVDEAEVIEEAEVIEDAEEEEEEEEEEASGSSNMNRIFGCPTHLKPVIGMVFDTLELGIAFYEAYGKECGKNKYRMIFAPFTEVDHHKRCVTFGAGLLINESKESFAWLFTKFLEAMGGRYSVCIITDEDLGIEGGLKKVFKDKVQHRYCMWHILKKLPEKVGLVICRETEFLKEINSCVWGEDVEPAEFEERWTSIVEAHGLSDNEWLQEKYGIRHFWIPAYFRDLLLGGLMRTTSRSESENHFFSNFTNPNLTLVEFWMRFESAMDTQRWAQSKLIAQSKYSFPDLATPLDLEKHAAETYTPRIFEEFKVEIKAACFTCAIGDKQKDKNHAILYIDVKDRERKKDYKVGYKTAEVKLVCNCKKFERHGILCRHILCVLKDYGFEKIPSEYLLNRWSKLATCQPMFNSMGVEQSPVNCDELLTILREFKERVLAETTSSVADDGGNSSIGKKRDKNAEIGMLLGTSVPSEITILPPRQCKNKGSGKRMISQRERAGEVNKKPLRRCKACGQMANHDSRNCDRPKDH from the exons ATGGGGTCGCGTAGTTCTTCTAATGTCATTACAAATGACATTACAAATGAAGGACAGATGGTTGAAGTTATTGCATCTCAATCCATATCAGAAATATCTGCCCTTAACATTTATGTTCCTGAAATCGTACAAG ATAACGTAGTAGACGAGGCAGAAGTAATAGAGGAGGCAGAGGTAATAGAGgatgcagaggaggaggaggaggaggaggaggaggaggcgtcCGGTTCAAGCAACATGAATCGGATTTTTGGTTGTCCTACCCATCTCAAGCCTGTTATTGGTATGGTCTTTGATACACTTGAACTCGGTATTGCCTTTTATGAAGCATATGGAAAAGAATGTGG GAAAAATAAGTATAGAATGATATTCGCCCCTTTCACAGAGGTGGATCATCATAAGAGATGTGTGACCTTTGGGGCTGGGCTTCTTATTAATGAGAGCAAGGAGTCATTTGCTTGGTTATTTACGAAATTCCTAGAAGCTATGGGGGGTCGTTATTCTGTGTGTATAATAACTGACGAAGATTTGGGGATAGAAGGAGGACTTAAGAAAGTCTTTAAAGATAAAGTGCAACatagatattgcatgtggcacatattGAAGAAGTTGCCAGAGAAGGTAGGGCTTGTTATATGTAGAGAAACTGAGTTTTTGAAAGAGATAAACTCATGTGTTTGGGGCGAAGATGTGGAGCCTGCTGAATTTGAGGAAAGATGGACATCCATTGTGGAAGCTCATGGGTTGTCGGATAATGAGTGGCTTCAAGAAAAGTATGGCATTAGACATTTTTGGATTCCAGCTTACTTTCGTGACTTGTTATTAGGAGGGTTGATGAGAACCACCTCGAGGTCCGAGTCAGAAAATCATTTTTTTAGCAATTTCACTAATCCAAATTTGACCCTTGTTGAATTTTGGATGCGCTTTGAGAGTGCAATGGATACACAacgatgggctcaatcaaaactGATTGCACAATCTAAGTACTCGTTTCCTGACTTGGCTACTCCTCTAGACCTGGAAAAGCATGCAGCAGAAACCTACACTCCGAGAATTTTCGAGGAGTTCAAAGTGGAAATAAAAGCAGCATGCTTTACATGTGCCATTGGGGACAAACAAAAAGATAAGAATCATGCAATTCTCTACATAGATGTAAAGGATCGTGAGAGAAAGAAAGACTATAAGGTGGGTTATAAGACAGCTGAAGTGAAACTAGTATGCAATTGCAAGAAATTTGAACGACATGGAATACTTTGTCGACATATTCTCTGTGTTCTTAAAGATTATGGTTTTGAGAAAATTCCAAGCGAATACCTACTAAATAGGTGGAGCAAACTAGCAACCTGCCAGCCAATGTTCAATTCGATGGGCG TTGAACAGAGTCCTGTTAATTGTGATGAGTTACTAACCATTTTACGCGAGTTCAAGGAAAGGGTACTTGCAGAAACAACAAGTAGTGTCGCTGATGATGGTGGTAATAGTAGTATTGGAAAGAAAAGGGACAAAAATGCGGAAATTGGAATGCTCTTGGGTACAAGCGTGCCTAGCGAAATTACAATTTTGCCGCCAAGACAATGCAAAAACAAAGGCTCGGGGAAAAGAATGATTTCACAAAGAGAAAGAGCAGGGGAAGTCAATAAGAAACCACTAAGAAGATGCAAGGCTTGTGGGCAGATGGCGAACCACGATAGCAGGAATTGTGACCGACCAAAGGATCATTGA
- the LOC141600957 gene encoding uncharacterized protein LOC141600957 has product MIPKLHATYFVVAKEYVPNKSFSVERDTGIYMMRHMETYNGNKCRYTLKLLKDALRLISLYIIVRGDVKRYIVRVCNEILTWQDNIVKDQVTSKAKAYKNGCVIRNEVPRDLPYTDEHLMNFIRTNVANKDDIVVDTPWLQVTQEGMSTLFGGKWIMDMVIDLVGLRLTLERPNLVYFPTIIKDVVAKNSFQSQYIKLQYLPKSLTKAKLAFFPYCVDREHWFACMSDFVKKTNFILDSNLPRRPRHKM; this is encoded by the exons ATGATTCCAAAGCTGCATGCTACATATTTTGTAGTAGCCAAAGAGTATGTTCCGAATAAAAGTTTCTCTGTCGAGCGTGATACTGGAATTTACATGATGCGACATATGGAGACGTACAATGGGAATAAGTGTCGGTATACTTTAAAGCTGCTCAAGGAC GCTCTGCGGTTGATTTCACTTTATATCATTGTTCGAGGCGATGTGAAGCGTTACATTGTGagggtttgcaatgaaatttTGACTTGGCAAGACAACATCGTGAAAGATCAAGTGACGTCTAAAGCAAAGGCTTACAAGAATGGCTGTGTGATTCG GAATGAAGTTCCACGAGACTTGCCCTATACAGATGAACACTTGATGAATTTTATTAGGACAAATGTGGCAAATAAGGA TGACATTGTTGTAGACACTCCATGGCTGCAAGTAACCCAAGAAGGAATGTCGACTTTGTTTGGAGGAAAATGGATCATGGATATGGTAATTGACCTTGTTGGTCTTCGTTTAACACTTGAAAGACCAAATCTTGTGTACTTTCCGACAATAATCAAG GATGTTGTCGCTAAAAACAGTTTTCAAAGTCAGTACATTAAGCTTCAGTACTTGCCCAAAAGTCTAACCAAAGCTAAACTG GCTTTCTTCCCTTACTGTGTTGACCGTGAACATTGGTTTGCTTGCATGTCTGACTTTGTTAAAAAGACCAACTTTATACTTGACTCAAACTTGCCTAGGCGTCCCCGACACAAGATGTAA